The following coding sequences lie in one bacterium genomic window:
- a CDS encoding chemotaxis protein CheW produces MLKVDKKTDKSEEEINTIQIVSFLIDNALYGMDISNVREIIKVGKITYVPGSAEYITGVMNLRGMVIAVVDTGNLLGFSKIVFSDQTRIIITEIQNQTLVGFLVDEIINIVNVSPDKIEPPPATLEKTRAKYIKGEVQMDGELMAILDLAEI; encoded by the coding sequence ATGCTTAAAGTAGATAAAAAAACAGATAAATCTGAAGAAGAAATAAACACTATCCAAATAGTGAGTTTTTTAATAGATAATGCTCTGTATGGAATGGATATTAGTAATGTTCGAGAAATTATAAAGGTTGGTAAAATTACTTATGTGCCGGGCAGCGCTGAATACATCACAGGCGTTATGAATCTCCGCGGAATGGTCATCGCTGTTGTTGATACGGGTAATTTACTTGGATTCTCTAAAATTGTCTTTTCTGACCAGACACGAATTATCATTACAGAAATACAAAATCAAACTCTAGTTGGATTTCTGGTGGATGAAATTATTAATATTGTCAATGTGTCACCAGATAAAATTGAACCTCCACCTGCTACTCTCGAAAAAACCAGGGCTAAATATATCAAAGGTGAAGTTCAAATGGACGGTGAATTAATGGCAATATTAGATCTGGCAGAGATATAA